A region from the uncultured Bacteroides sp. genome encodes:
- the rpsI gene encoding 30S ribosomal protein S9 — MEVVNALGRRKRAIARVFVSEGTGKITINKRDVAQYFPSTILQYVVKQPLNKLDSAEKYDIKVNLSGGGFTGQSQALRLAIARALVKINPEDKSALRSEGFMTRDPRSVERKKPGRPKARKRFQFSKR, encoded by the coding sequence ATGGAAGTAGTAAATGCATTAGGCAGACGTAAACGTGCTATTGCCCGCGTATTCGTAAGCGAAGGTACAGGAAAGATTACTATCAACAAGAGAGATGTTGCGCAGTACTTCCCATCAACTATTCTTCAGTATGTAGTGAAACAACCATTAAACAAACTTGATTCTGCTGAGAAGTATGATATAAAGGTGAATTTGAGCGGTGGTGGTTTTACTGGCCAGTCTCAAGCTTTGCGTTTAGCAATTGCCCGCGCACTGGTTAAAATTAACCCTGAAGATAAATCAGCCCTTCGCTCTGAAGGCTTTATGACACGTGATCCTCGTTCTGTTGAGCGTAAGAAACCGGGTCGTCCCAAAGCTCGCAAGAGATTCCAGTTCAGTAAACGTTAA
- the rplM gene encoding 50S ribosomal protein L13 codes for MDTLSYKTISANKATVTKEWVIVDATDQSLGRLGAKVAKLLRGKYKPNFTPHVDCGDNVIIINADKVKLTGNKWNDRIYLSYTGYPGGQRAITPARLQAKPNGDDKLLRKVVKGMLPKNKLGDKLLGNMYVYAGKEHKHEAQTPKSIDINLLK; via the coding sequence GTGGATACTTTAAGTTACAAGACCATTTCTGCAAACAAAGCGACTGTAACCAAAGAATGGGTTATTGTTGATGCTACAGACCAGTCTCTGGGACGTCTGGGCGCTAAAGTTGCGAAACTGTTGAGAGGCAAGTACAAGCCAAACTTTACTCCTCATGTGGACTGCGGTGATAACGTAATTATCATCAATGCAGACAAAGTAAAATTAACTGGAAACAAATGGAATGATAGAATTTATCTCTCATATACCGGATACCCCGGTGGTCAGAGAGCAATTACTCCGGCCCGTTTGCAAGCAAAACCTAACGGAGACGATAAACTACTCAGAAAAGTAGTTAAGGGTATGCTTCCTAAAAACAAACTTGGAGACAAACTACTAGGTAACATGTATGTGTATGCAGGTAAAGAACACAAACACGAGGCCCAAACTCCTAAATCAATTGATATAAACTTACTTAAATAA
- the asnS gene encoding asparagine--tRNA ligase — protein MEKISRTKIVDLLKRNDFGTMVNVKGWVRTRRGSKQVNFIALNDGSTINNVQIVADLANFDEEMLKLITTGACLSVNGVLAESVGSGQKVEISARQIEVLGACDSSYPLQKKGHSLEFLREIAHLRPRTNTFGAVFRIRHNMAIAIHKFFHERGFFYFHTPIITASDCEGAGQMFQVTTMNLYDLKKDKNGAIDYENDFFGKQASLTVSGQLEGELAAMSLGSIYTFGPTFRAENSNTPRHLAEFWMIEPEVAFNEIEENMQLAEDFIKYCIQWALDNCIDDIQFLNDMFDKKLIERLNLILSHDFIRLPYTEGVKILEEAVANGHKFEFPVFWGADLAAEHERYLVEEHFKCPVILTDYPKEIKSFYMKQNEDGKTVRAMDVLFPKIGEIIGGSQREENYEKLSRRANEMGVPEKDIWWYMDTRRFGTAPHSGFGLGFERLLLFVTGMTNIRDVIPFPRTPHNADF, from the coding sequence ATGGAAAAAATTAGTAGAACAAAAATTGTTGACTTGCTAAAACGTAATGATTTTGGCACCATGGTCAATGTAAAAGGATGGGTGCGTACCCGCAGAGGAAGCAAGCAGGTTAATTTCATAGCATTAAATGACGGTTCTACAATAAATAATGTGCAAATAGTAGCCGATTTGGCTAACTTCGACGAGGAGATGCTAAAACTGATTACGACAGGAGCATGTTTAAGCGTAAACGGCGTTTTAGCAGAATCAGTAGGGTCGGGACAGAAAGTAGAAATATCAGCTCGCCAAATAGAAGTACTCGGTGCTTGTGATAGCTCGTATCCATTGCAAAAAAAAGGCCATTCATTAGAGTTCTTGCGTGAAATAGCACACCTTCGCCCTCGCACCAACACATTTGGGGCAGTCTTTCGTATCCGACACAACATGGCTATTGCCATACACAAATTCTTCCATGAAAGAGGCTTCTTTTATTTTCATACACCAATCATTACCGCTTCCGATTGCGAAGGAGCCGGGCAAATGTTTCAGGTTACAACGATGAACTTATATGATCTGAAGAAAGATAAAAACGGTGCTATAGATTATGAAAATGATTTCTTTGGCAAACAAGCCAGTTTAACAGTATCCGGTCAGCTCGAAGGCGAACTGGCTGCAATGTCTCTGGGATCCATATATACATTTGGGCCTACGTTCCGTGCCGAGAATTCAAACACGCCCAGGCATTTAGCAGAGTTCTGGATGATTGAACCGGAAGTAGCATTCAATGAGATAGAAGAGAACATGCAATTAGCCGAAGATTTTATTAAATATTGTATTCAGTGGGCGCTCGATAATTGCATAGACGACATTCAATTTCTAAATGACATGTTCGACAAAAAACTTATCGAACGTTTAAATCTCATCCTCTCCCATGATTTTATTCGCCTGCCTTATACCGAAGGAGTCAAAATCCTAGAGGAAGCAGTTGCCAACGGCCATAAATTTGAATTCCCTGTTTTCTGGGGAGCCGACCTGGCTGCCGAGCATGAACGCTATTTAGTAGAAGAACATTTTAAATGCCCGGTAATTCTGACCGATTATCCGAAAGAAATAAAATCATTCTATATGAAACAGAATGAAGACGGAAAGACAGTTAGGGCCATGGATGTTCTTTTCCCGAAAATTGGTGAAATTATCGGAGGTTCACAACGTGAAGAAAACTATGAGAAGTTGAGTCGCCGTGCCAATGAAATGGGGGTACCGGAAAAAGATATTTGGTGGTATATGGATACCCGCCGTTTTGGCACAGCACCGCATTCAGGCTTCGGATTGGGATTTGAACGCTTATTGCTCTTTGTTACCGGCATGACAAACATTCGGGATGTCATACCATTCCCTCGTACTCCGCATAACGCTGATTTCTAA
- a CDS encoding pseudouridine synthase has protein sequence MNTENENGRENSKEEKRDAGRDGERSFNRDGYNRRDDNRPSFNRGGNNDREGQKGRTYGNNRQDYRPQFNNDRPARPYNREGGDRPNRPYNREGSDRPVRPSYNREGNTDRPARPYNREEGDRPYRPRINRPDNESSNANRSDRPQRSFNREDKPWRNNSEERKPWQPSNRPNTGYRNSPNERGGDDNHSFRPRSNSSDNRSQSFSRPIRRTNDYDPNAKYSKKKQIEYKEQFADPNEPIRLNKYLANAGVCSRREADEFITAGIVSVNGEIVTELGTKIKRTDLVKFHEESVSIERKVYVLLNKPKDCVTTSDDPQARLTVMDLVKGACDERIYPVGRLDRNTTGVLLLTNDGDLASKLTHPKFLKKKIYHVYTDKNVTKHDMDQIAAGIQLEDGEIHADEISYSDEVRRDEVGIEIHSGKNRIVRRIFESLGYKIMRLDRVYFAGLTKKGLRRGEWRYLTEQEVNFLRMGSFE, from the coding sequence ATGAACACAGAAAATGAGAATGGGCGTGAAAACTCTAAAGAAGAGAAGAGAGACGCCGGCCGTGATGGTGAAAGATCTTTTAATAGAGACGGTTATAACCGTCGGGATGACAACAGACCATCCTTTAACAGAGGTGGAAACAATGATCGTGAAGGTCAGAAAGGACGCACTTATGGTAACAATCGCCAAGACTATCGTCCTCAATTTAATAATGATCGCCCTGCGCGCCCATATAATCGTGAAGGAGGAGATCGTCCGAATCGCCCGTATAACCGTGAGGGAAGTGATCGTCCCGTACGCCCTTCATACAACCGCGAAGGTAATACCGATCGACCTGCACGTCCTTATAACCGCGAAGAAGGAGATCGCCCGTATCGCCCGAGGATCAATCGTCCGGATAACGAGTCTTCTAATGCTAACCGCAGTGATCGTCCGCAACGTTCTTTTAACAGAGAAGATAAACCATGGAGAAACAATAGTGAAGAACGTAAGCCGTGGCAACCGAGCAATCGCCCAAATACGGGATACAGAAACTCGCCTAATGAAAGAGGCGGAGATGATAATCATTCGTTTCGTCCGAGATCTAACTCTAGCGATAACAGATCACAGAGTTTCTCTCGACCTATTCGCCGTACAAACGATTATGATCCGAATGCCAAATACAGCAAGAAGAAGCAAATAGAATATAAGGAACAATTTGCTGACCCTAATGAACCGATTCGCCTGAATAAATACCTTGCTAATGCAGGAGTATGCTCTCGCCGCGAAGCCGATGAATTTATAACAGCGGGTATAGTTTCTGTCAACGGTGAAATTGTTACCGAATTAGGAACTAAAATTAAGCGCACTGATCTGGTTAAATTTCATGAAGAATCAGTTTCTATAGAGCGCAAAGTATATGTATTACTCAATAAACCTAAAGATTGTGTGACAACATCTGATGACCCTCAGGCACGTCTCACGGTTATGGACTTGGTAAAGGGAGCATGCGACGAACGCATTTACCCCGTTGGTCGCTTAGATCGTAACACTACCGGTGTGCTTCTACTAACCAACGACGGCGATTTAGCTTCGAAACTAACACATCCAAAGTTTCTAAAGAAAAAGATATATCATGTATATACTGACAAAAATGTAACAAAACATGATATGGACCAAATAGCCGCCGGCATTCAACTAGAGGACGGCGAAATTCATGCCGATGAAATCAGCTATTCGGATGAAGTAAGACGTGACGAGGTAGGCATTGAGATTCATTCCGGGAAGAACCGAATTGTTCGCCGTATTTTTGAATCTCTTGGCTATAAGATAATGAGACTTGATCGCGTATACTTTGCCGGCTTAACAAAAAAAGGGCTACGTCGGGGCGAATGGCGTTATTTGACGGAGCAAGAAGTTAATTTCCTTAGAATGGGTTCTTTTGAATAA
- the purB gene encoding adenylosuccinate lyase, giving the protein MKLDLLTAISPIDGRYRGKAEPLAAFFSEFALIKYRLQVEIEYFITLCELPLPQLKGFNPDIFKSLRNIYLHFSEADAQRIKDIESVTNHDVKAVEYFLKEEFDKLGGLDEFKEFIHFGLTSQDINNTSIPLSIKEALQQIYFPLVEELVAQLKFYAAEWDKIPMLAKTHGQPASPTRLGKEIMVFVYRLDRQIKVLKACPITAKFGGATGNYNAHHVAYPEYNWKAFGDRFVSDKLGLEREEYTTQISNYDSLSAVFDAMKRINTIMIDMNRDFWQYISMEYFKQKIKAGEIGSSAMPHKVNPIDFENAEGNLGMANAVLEHLAAKLPVSRLQRDLTDSTVLRNAGVPFAHIVIAVQSSLKGLRKLLLNEPAIYRDLDNCWSVVAEAIQTILRREAYPHPYEALKELTRTNQAITENSIKEFIEGLNVSDNIKNELRSITPHTYTGV; this is encoded by the coding sequence ATGAAACTTGATCTATTAACGGCCATTTCTCCCATTGATGGCCGATACAGAGGCAAAGCCGAACCTTTAGCCGCATTTTTTTCTGAGTTTGCACTGATTAAATACCGGCTGCAAGTAGAGATAGAGTATTTCATTACTCTGTGTGAACTTCCTCTGCCCCAACTTAAAGGATTCAACCCCGATATATTCAAGTCTTTAAGGAACATTTATCTTCATTTTTCGGAAGCCGATGCACAACGTATCAAGGATATAGAGAGCGTTACAAATCATGATGTAAAAGCAGTAGAATACTTTTTAAAAGAAGAATTCGATAAATTGGGTGGACTGGATGAATTTAAAGAATTTATTCATTTCGGGCTTACCTCTCAGGACATAAACAACACTTCAATCCCTTTATCAATTAAGGAAGCGCTGCAACAAATTTACTTCCCACTTGTTGAAGAATTAGTAGCGCAATTGAAATTTTATGCTGCCGAGTGGGACAAAATACCAATGTTGGCAAAAACTCACGGACAACCGGCCTCTCCTACCCGTTTGGGGAAAGAAATCATGGTCTTTGTCTATCGGCTCGACCGCCAGATTAAAGTTTTGAAAGCTTGTCCGATAACAGCTAAATTCGGAGGTGCTACCGGAAATTATAATGCGCATCACGTAGCCTATCCCGAATACAATTGGAAAGCATTTGGTGATCGCTTTGTTTCCGATAAGTTAGGATTGGAACGCGAAGAATATACGACACAGATTTCGAATTACGACAGTCTTTCGGCCGTTTTTGATGCAATGAAGCGCATAAATACGATAATGATTGATATGAACCGTGATTTCTGGCAATACATTTCGATGGAATACTTTAAGCAGAAGATAAAGGCCGGAGAAATAGGATCGAGCGCCATGCCTCATAAAGTGAATCCAATTGACTTTGAAAACGCCGAAGGTAATTTGGGAATGGCCAATGCCGTATTAGAGCATTTAGCCGCAAAACTTCCCGTTTCCCGTTTGCAAAGAGACTTAACCGATTCAACCGTGTTGCGCAATGCAGGCGTTCCGTTTGCACATATAGTAATTGCAGTACAGAGTTCATTGAAGGGATTGCGTAAATTGTTGCTTAACGAACCAGCTATTTACCGTGATCTGGATAATTGCTGGAGTGTAGTGGCCGAAGCCATTCAAACAATTCTACGTCGCGAAGCTTATCCGCATCCGTACGAAGCATTGAAAGAATTGACACGTACCAATCAAGCAATAACAGAAAATTCAATCAAAGAATTTATAGAAGGACTCAACGTTAGTGATAATATAAAAAATGAATTGCGAAGTATTACTCCGCATACGTACACAGGGGTTTAA
- a CDS encoding ABC transporter permease — protein MNKTTHPFWIIVSKEISDHVRSWRFIILIAIIAFTCMGSLYTALTNFSAAIKPNDPDGSFFFLKLFSISDGTLPPFIVFISFLGPLLGIALGFDAINSEQNKGTLSRIMSQPIHRDYLINAKFLGALVVISVMLFALGFLVMGFGLIAIGIPPTPEEFLRIIFFIAISIFYVAFWLNLSIFFSVQFRQAATSALACIAMWLFFSVFYGMIINLIGKALVPPVTATTQQIMSYQRFMLDLSQFAPSELFNEATTTLLMPSVRSLGPLTMEQMHGAIPSPLPLGQSLLIVWPQLTGLIAATVVCFALSYISFMRREIRPR, from the coding sequence ATGAATAAAACTACTCACCCTTTCTGGATTATTGTTAGTAAAGAAATCTCAGATCATGTGCGAAGTTGGCGATTTATCATACTGATTGCTATCATTGCTTTCACCTGTATGGGATCACTTTATACTGCATTAACGAACTTCAGTGCAGCCATTAAGCCCAATGACCCCGACGGTTCGTTTTTCTTCTTAAAGCTATTCTCCATTTCCGACGGCACCTTGCCTCCCTTCATTGTTTTCATCAGTTTTCTGGGCCCGCTACTGGGAATAGCCCTAGGGTTTGATGCCATCAATTCAGAGCAGAACAAAGGAACGCTTAGTCGGATCATGTCGCAGCCTATTCATCGCGATTACTTAATCAACGCCAAGTTTCTGGGAGCATTAGTTGTGATAAGCGTCATGCTCTTTGCATTAGGATTTCTGGTGATGGGGTTTGGTCTTATTGCTATCGGCATCCCCCCCACTCCCGAAGAGTTTTTGCGCATTATTTTCTTTATTGCAATCAGTATCTTCTATGTAGCCTTTTGGCTTAATCTGTCTATCTTCTTTTCCGTGCAGTTCCGCCAGGCGGCAACATCAGCTTTGGCTTGTATAGCCATGTGGCTGTTTTTCAGTGTATTCTACGGCATGATTATCAATCTGATCGGAAAAGCTTTAGTTCCTCCGGTAACAGCAACCACACAACAAATAATGAGCTATCAGAGATTTATGCTCGATTTATCGCAATTTGCCCCAAGTGAACTCTTCAACGAAGCGACAACAACATTATTAATGCCGTCAGTTCGTAGTTTAGGGCCACTCACAATGGAGCAGATGCATGGAGCCATACCGAGTCCGTTACCACTCGGACAAAGCTTATTGATTGTCTGGCCTCAACTCACGGGACTTATCGCAGCCACTGTCGTCTGTTTTGCGCTATCTTATATTTCATTCATGCGAAGAGAGATTAGACCAAGATAG
- a CDS encoding NEW3 domain-containing protein: MTMRTSYLNLLLFLMGFIPTHVYAGDSIKGVTLYTPYTKIAVPPGESIDYSIDVINKSGAVKNETISVLGMPRGWSYEMKSGGWSINQLSVLPDDKKNFSLKVDVPLKVNKGTYHFIVSANGLRQLPLAVTVSEQGTYQTEFTTNQYNMEGNAEATFTFNATLKNRTAEKQLYALMAEMPRGWNIAFKPNYKEATSVQVEPNATENITIDINPPANIKAGTYRIPVRAANSSTSADLGLEVVIKGSCKMELTTPKGLLSADITAGDTKRIQLEVKNTGSINLNEVQLTANQPVDWGVTFDPQKIPTLRAGETAQVIATVKASKKALPGDYVTRIEAKTPETSSSAEFRISVKTPMIWGWLGILIIAGALGGVYYLFRKYGRR; this comes from the coding sequence ATGACAATGCGAACGAGCTATTTAAATTTATTACTTTTCTTAATGGGATTTATCCCCACTCACGTGTACGCCGGAGATTCTATAAAAGGCGTCACATTGTACACACCCTATACTAAAATCGCAGTTCCCCCGGGAGAGTCTATTGATTATAGTATTGACGTTATCAACAAAAGCGGTGCGGTGAAAAACGAAACAATCTCTGTTTTAGGAATGCCCAGAGGTTGGAGCTACGAAATGAAATCGGGCGGGTGGAGCATCAACCAACTTTCCGTTCTTCCCGATGATAAGAAGAATTTCTCACTGAAAGTAGACGTGCCGCTAAAAGTCAATAAAGGAACTTATCACTTTATCGTTTCGGCCAACGGACTACGACAATTACCTTTAGCGGTAACTGTTTCCGAACAAGGTACGTATCAAACCGAATTTACGACCAACCAGTATAATATGGAGGGTAATGCCGAGGCTACATTTACATTTAATGCCACTTTAAAAAACCGAACGGCCGAAAAGCAGCTTTATGCACTAATGGCAGAGATGCCACGTGGATGGAATATAGCTTTTAAACCTAATTATAAGGAAGCTACTTCGGTGCAGGTAGAACCTAATGCAACCGAAAACATAACGATTGACATCAATCCTCCGGCTAATATCAAAGCAGGTACTTATAGAATTCCCGTACGCGCTGCCAACAGTTCTACTTCTGCAGATCTCGGGCTCGAAGTTGTTATAAAAGGTTCTTGTAAAATGGAGTTAACTACACCCAAAGGTTTGTTGAGTGCCGATATTACTGCAGGTGATACAAAACGTATCCAATTGGAGGTGAAAAACACAGGCTCTATAAATTTGAACGAAGTGCAACTCACGGCAAACCAACCGGTTGATTGGGGCGTAACCTTCGACCCGCAAAAGATACCCACTCTGAGAGCAGGAGAAACAGCTCAGGTTATTGCTACCGTAAAAGCATCTAAGAAAGCTTTGCCCGGTGACTATGTAACAAGAATAGAAGCAAAAACGCCGGAAACATCTTCCTCTGCAGAATTTAGAATTTCTGTTAAGACTCCGATGATATGGGGATGGCTTGGAATACTAATTATAGCGGGTGCTTTGGGAGGCGTATATTATTTGTTTCGCAAATATGGAAGGAGGTAA
- a CDS encoding translation initiation factor: MKNNDWKDRLNVVYSTDSSYNYEKEDDKEQTTQEPSKQNLRIQLDRKNRGGKVVTLITGFIGADNDLKELGKLLKSKCGVGGTAKDHEIIVQGDFKQKILELLKKEGYTKTKAIG; the protein is encoded by the coding sequence ATGAAGAATAACGATTGGAAAGACAGACTAAATGTAGTATACTCTACAGATTCCAGCTATAATTACGAAAAAGAAGATGATAAAGAGCAAACAACACAAGAACCTTCTAAACAGAATCTTCGCATACAGCTCGATCGCAAAAACCGGGGAGGAAAAGTAGTGACACTCATTACAGGGTTCATTGGAGCCGATAATGACCTCAAAGAACTGGGCAAGCTGTTAAAAAGTAAGTGCGGTGTAGGTGGCACAGCAAAAGATCATGAAATAATAGTGCAGGGAGATTTCAAACAGAAAATACTAGAGCTACTTAAGAAAGAAGGTTACACAAAAACAAAAGCCATCGGATAA
- a CDS encoding DUF5686 family protein, whose product MKQLLFFFALSFFSLSVVGQTFRGRVTDESGMPIPYASLYLRELNSGFTTDDNGFFSTTIKPGRYTCEVSSLGFTQQKILLQVPPEGLSKNMILSERVYQLREVSINRTAEDPAYAVIRQAIAHAPYYRTLLKSFTAGTYLKGTGKVMKIPIILKLSKKVRTESKKLQGKLFVMEEKREVSFVAPNKWENHIKAYANSFPDEIKVNIGLTAINMYNPELFERVSPLSPGAFTFYRFKLEGCYVEGDHLVNKIKVIPKKDSPKLLSGYLYIIENLWCISAAELSLKGGGLSATIRVTCKEVKPSVFLVTSTSMECSIDVMGVEAEASYLAAVHYTKVETNTVPLQVGGSKDAAVATIADASAKHPLSKKQQKILGKIKGISAKKELSTADAYQLSKLVSKSIELSDTLHSKNKYERRRGYEANTKTDSLAGQKDSVYWDTVRSVPLRSEELESYVRKEKLKVAKKSAEDGSSISVGKSSGGILNTLISGNTFRTKDKKTWLRFYRLASYLPEYNFVDGLWVGAKFTVGTDLSKKSALSFTPAFYYTTSRERIVGNAMLALDYAPRRGGRFTINGSVLSSDYNDEGGESRLFNGISSLLFARNVVKLYEKQFLSLNNKIELANGLQLSTSLEWQRRHALDNTVTGSLFNKKAESNVPDNASYIRMPENNVLKSSLILEYTPAHYYHLVDGRKEYDDSDFPTFTLRYDRGFPMKERRSVTSYHRVEFSAKQAIEFGLFNRISWFINAGAFFDAKDLYFPDYKHFETTSIPFTEALFSEGFSLPDNYEYSTSNRWVQTNLMWTTPYLLFKQLPFLQQRGFDEALHLRSLFSYNRKPYLEVGYSVGFLSFLRIGVFEGFNYLKHHSTGVSVSISLPE is encoded by the coding sequence ATGAAACAACTATTGTTCTTTTTTGCCTTGTCTTTCTTCTCTCTATCTGTCGTAGGGCAGACTTTTAGGGGACGGGTAACCGATGAAAGTGGAATGCCCATTCCCTACGCATCTTTATATTTACGGGAATTGAATTCTGGTTTTACCACAGATGATAATGGTTTCTTTTCCACAACGATAAAGCCCGGAAGATATACCTGCGAGGTGTCTTCGCTGGGCTTTACCCAGCAGAAGATTCTGTTGCAGGTTCCGCCAGAGGGATTAAGCAAAAACATGATACTTTCCGAACGGGTGTATCAATTACGTGAAGTAAGCATCAATCGCACTGCCGAAGACCCTGCTTATGCTGTTATCAGGCAAGCAATAGCTCACGCTCCTTATTATCGGACATTACTGAAGAGCTTTACCGCCGGTACTTATTTAAAAGGTACCGGTAAGGTAATGAAGATACCGATTATTTTAAAACTTTCTAAGAAAGTAAGGACAGAATCTAAGAAATTACAAGGTAAGCTCTTTGTTATGGAAGAAAAGCGGGAAGTCTCTTTTGTCGCTCCTAATAAATGGGAAAATCATATAAAGGCATACGCTAATTCTTTTCCGGATGAAATTAAGGTCAATATTGGTCTTACAGCTATCAATATGTATAATCCCGAACTTTTCGAAAGAGTATCTCCTCTAAGCCCGGGTGCGTTCACCTTTTATCGTTTTAAGCTCGAAGGCTGCTATGTTGAAGGAGATCATCTGGTAAATAAGATAAAGGTAATTCCCAAAAAAGATAGTCCAAAATTGCTTTCGGGCTACCTTTATATTATTGAAAATCTTTGGTGCATTTCTGCCGCCGAGCTGTCCTTAAAGGGAGGGGGACTAAGTGCTACGATCAGAGTCACTTGTAAGGAGGTGAAGCCTTCTGTGTTTCTTGTCACCTCTACCAGTATGGAATGTTCTATTGATGTTATGGGTGTTGAGGCCGAAGCTTCTTACCTGGCAGCGGTACATTATACAAAGGTCGAAACGAATACCGTGCCGCTTCAGGTGGGTGGATCTAAGGATGCTGCAGTAGCAACTATAGCCGATGCTTCGGCAAAACATCCGTTATCAAAGAAGCAACAAAAAATACTCGGCAAAATAAAGGGGATTTCAGCAAAGAAGGAATTATCTACCGCAGATGCTTATCAATTATCGAAGCTTGTCTCAAAATCAATCGAATTATCAGATACTCTTCACTCTAAAAATAAATATGAGCGAAGAAGGGGCTATGAAGCAAATACTAAAACAGATTCTTTAGCCGGTCAAAAAGATTCGGTATATTGGGATACTGTGCGTAGTGTGCCTTTGCGTTCGGAAGAACTGGAGAGTTATGTACGTAAAGAAAAGCTGAAAGTTGCAAAAAAATCAGCAGAAGATGGTTCAAGCATAAGTGTGGGTAAGTCGTCTGGCGGTATATTAAATACATTGATATCAGGCAATACTTTTCGGACGAAGGATAAAAAGACTTGGTTGCGATTTTATCGTTTGGCTTCATACCTGCCCGAGTATAATTTTGTTGACGGGCTCTGGGTGGGAGCGAAATTTACAGTGGGGACAGATCTCTCGAAGAAGTCTGCTCTGAGCTTTACTCCGGCGTTTTATTATACCACTTCCCGAGAGAGAATAGTGGGAAATGCCATGCTTGCTTTAGATTATGCACCTCGCAGAGGAGGGCGCTTTACAATAAATGGTAGCGTACTTTCCTCTGACTATAATGATGAGGGGGGAGAGTCTCGTTTGTTCAATGGCATTTCTTCTTTGTTGTTTGCCCGTAATGTAGTGAAACTGTATGAAAAGCAATTTCTTTCGTTAAATAATAAAATAGAATTAGCCAATGGCTTGCAACTTTCTACTTCACTGGAGTGGCAACGCAGGCACGCGTTGGATAATACAGTTACCGGTAGCCTGTTTAATAAGAAAGCCGAATCTAATGTGCCGGACAATGCGTCTTATATAAGAATGCCCGAAAATAATGTATTGAAATCATCCTTGATACTGGAATATACTCCTGCGCACTATTATCACCTTGTAGATGGAAGAAAAGAATATGACGATTCTGATTTTCCTACTTTTACACTGCGTTACGATCGTGGCTTCCCTATGAAAGAGCGGAGATCTGTGACGTCTTATCATCGTGTCGAATTCTCGGCAAAACAAGCTATTGAGTTTGGTCTCTTTAACCGTATTAGCTGGTTTATCAATGCCGGTGCTTTTTTTGATGCTAAAGATTTGTATTTCCCTGATTATAAACATTTTGAAACAACCAGTATTCCGTTCACTGAAGCTTTGTTTTCAGAAGGATTTTCATTACCTGATAACTATGAGTACTCCACATCCAATCGTTGGGTGCAAACCAATTTAATGTGGACTACTCCTTACCTGTTGTTTAAACAATTGCCTTTTCTTCAACAAAGAGGTTTTGATGAAGCCTTACATCTTCGTTCGCTTTTCTCTTATAATCGTAAACCTTATTTAGAAGTGGGATATTCGGTTGGATTTCTCAGTTTCCTACGTATCGGTGTCTTTGAAGGATTTAATTATTTAAAACATCATTCTACGGGAGTTTCTGTCAGTATTTCCTTGCCGGAGTAA